The Glycine soja cultivar W05 chromosome 8, ASM419377v2, whole genome shotgun sequence genome has a window encoding:
- the LOC114421923 gene encoding uncharacterized protein LOC114421923 isoform X3, with protein MNRSLEMLVDVDLAEEGILRLLFAAVYLIFNKGGNDSETPAASRLLALAACFATKMLHKYGLLQHKKDTCIAEGFNKMGLLSLPPIEPVKLQTEVDFAQKLCEIAHFLEIIRNLQCRHRSIFQRASQGLADRGEESSLISTDMLQEESQLSILPSDLESLDVLNQHELSFPRPGSNNNENLALVPVDSESHLVSDEFGYISHLTPLGGILGKKVLPVENPREMMARWKVDNLDLKTVVRDALLSGRLPLAVLHLHQMNDFVADKEPHDTFTEVRDIGRAVAYELFLKGETELAVATLQRLGENVESYLKQLLFGTVRRSLRIQIAEEMKRYGYLGPYEWKILDDMSLIESLYPSSSFWKSYNHRLKEISIAPDSVLPVENKLRLLHNHSFDSHVIECGEIDGIVFDAWIDISESSSALEVDEDDAHVGYWAAAAVWFDAWDQRTVDRMILNQSVHSDNSILWESQLEYHVCRNHWKEVFRLLNLMPAYVLSAGSLQLNLDLVEPASSLGCNMNMKSSNYGNFLCSFEELDSVCMEVPNVQMYRFSPDICSGWMRMLVEEKLAKRFIFFKEYWEGTLEMIALLARSGFISGRDKVCLEDDLTKTSSVRDGAVQALHKIFVHHCAQNNLPNLLDLYLDHHSLVLDNDSLYALQETAVDCEWARWLLLSRVKGCEYEASLANARSIMSRNLVPRSDLSVLELDEIIRTVDDIAEGGGEMAALATLMHAAVPIQSCLNSGGVNRHSNSSAQCTLENLRPTLQKFPTLWRTLIGACLGQDTMALLVPKAKTALSDYLNWRDDIFFSTSHDTSLLQMLPCWFPKPIRRLIQLYVQGPLGCQSFSGFPTGETLLHRDIDLFINADVHAEINAISWEATVQRHIEEELYGPLLEENGFGLEHLLHRGRALAAFNQILGHRVQNLKSEEESSTSAHGQTNIQSDVQTLLSAVEQSEETLLSSVLPVAIMHFEDSMLVASCAFLLELCGLSANKMRIDIAVLKRISLFYKSSENNENLWQLSPKGSVFHAISHEGDVTESLARALADEYLHKDSPATATETVSKQASRALILVLHHLEKASLPQLVDGKTYGSWLLSGNGDGNELRSQRKAASQHWTLVTNFCRLHQLPLSTKYLAALARDNDWIEFLSEAQIGGYSFDTVVQVASKEFSDPRLRLHMLTVLRGMQSKKKASTALFLDTLEKGSETTFPDENMCVPVELFQILAECEKQKCPGEALLRKAKELSWSILAMVASCFLDVSPLSCLTVWLEITAARETSSIKVNDIASQIADNVGAAVNATNALPVGDRVLTFHYNRQSPKRRRLITLVSLDSSASAISDICSSSISEEIFDSKGKTMENDRKIEHFGCINVPSDSHEGPASLSKMVAVLCEQQLFLPLLRAFEMFLPSCPLLPFIRALQAFSQMRLSEASAHLGSFSARIKEEPFYLQANVGREAQIGASWISSTASTAADAVLSTCASPYEKRCLLQLLAATDFGDGGHTAAHYRRVYWKINLAEPLLRKDNELHLGDEISDDASLLSALENNRHWEQARNWAKQLEPNGAPWKSAMHHVTESQAESMVAEWKEFLWDVPEERVALWSHCHTLFIRYSFPSLQAGLFFLKHAEAVEKDLPARELHELLLLSLQWLSGMISLSNLVCPLQLLREIETKVWLLAVESETQVKSEGDFNFTFSTRESGIKNDPSIIDRTASIIAKMDNHINTMRSRIVEKYESRENNQIPHKNQVMDAGLSTTFGGNTKTKRRAKGYMAPRRPPLESADKSADTDDGSSTNSLKNEFQLQEENVKVEMSFSRWEERVGAAELERAVLSLLEFGQIAAAKQLQYKFSPGQIPSEFRLVDAALKLAAISTPPSNVSVPMLDEEVRSVMHSYGIMNDKHYVDPLQVLESLVTIFIEGNGRGLCKRIIAVIKAANTLGLSFSEAFNKQPTELLQLLSLKAQDSFEEANFLVRTHPMPAASIAQILAESFLKGVLAAHRGGYMDSQKEEGPAPLLWRFSDFLKWAELCPSEPEIGHALMRLVITGQEIPHACEVELLILSHHFYKSSSCLDGVDVLVALATTRVDAYVLEGDFPCLARLITGVGNFYALNFIFGILIENGQLDLLLQKYSAAADTNTGTAEAVRGFRMAVLTSLKHFNPNDLDAFAMVYNHFDMKHETAALLESRAEQSCEQWFRCYNKDQNEDLLDSMRYFIEAAEVHSSIDAGNKTRKDCAQASLLSLQIRMPDFQWLYRSETNARRALVEQSRFQEALIVAEAYNLNQPSEWALVLWNQMLKPEVMEEFVAEFVAVLPLQPSMLFDLARFYRAEVAARGDQSHFSVWLTGGGLPAEWAKYLGRSFRCLLKRTRDLKLRTQLATVATGFGDVIDACTEEMDKVPDNAAPLVLRKGHGGAYLPLM; from the exons ATGAACAGATCTTTGGAAATGCTCGTGGATGTTGATCTAGCAGAAGAGGGAATTTTGAGATTGCTTTTTGCTGCTGTGtatcttatatttaataaagGTGGCAATGATAGTGAAACTCCTGCTGCTTCAAG GCTTCTTGCCCTGGCCGCTTGCTTTGCAACAAAGATGCTCCATAAATATGGGTTGCTACAACATAAAAAAGATACATGCATAGCAGAGGGCTTTAACAAGATGGGATTACTTTCTCTTCCACCAATTGAACCAGTTAAACTACAAACTGAGGTGGATTTTGCTCAGAAACTTTGTGAGATAGCTCATTTCTTGGAGATCATCCGAAATCTGCAATGTAGACATAGGTCAATATTTCAAAGGGCCAGTCAAGGATTG GCTGACAGAGGAGAAGAGTCATCTTTAATAAGTACAGACATGTTGCAGGAAGAATCCCAACTTTCAATTCTTCCATCAGATTTAGAGTCATTGGATGTGTTGAACCAACATGAGCTTTCTTTTCCTCGACCAGGCAGCAACAATAATGAAAATCTTGCGCTGGTGCCTGTTGATTCTGAGTCTCATTTGGTCTCAGATGAATTTGGCTACATATCTCATTTAACCCCATTAGGAGGAATCTTAGGAAAGAAAGTTTTGCCTGTGGAAAATCCAAGAGAGATGATGGCACGTTGGAAGGTAGATAATCTGGACCTTAAGACTGTGGTTAGAGATGCTTTGCTCTCTGGCCGTCTTCCTTTGGCAGTTCTACATCTTCATCAAATGAATGATTTTGTTGCTGATAAAGAGCCTCATGATACTTTTACTGAAGTTCGTGACATTGGCAGAGCTGTTGcttatgaattatttttgaaG GGTGAAACTGAACTTGCTGTTGCTACACTTCAAAGACTTGGAGAGAACGTTGAATCTTATCTTAAACAACTTCTGTTTGGCACTGTAAGGAGATCCTTGCGAATCCAGATTGCTGAGGAAATGAAAAGATATGGTTATCTAGGACCATATGAGTGGAAAATATTGGATGATATGTCACTGATTGAG AGTCTCTATCCTAGCAGTAGCTTCTGGAAATCATATAATCACCGACTGAAAGAAATCAGCATTGCACCGGACTCTGTTTTACCAGTGGAAAATAAATTAAGGCTCTTGCATAACCATTCATTTGATAGTCATGTCATTGAATGTGGTGAGATTGATGGAATTGTCTTTGACGCATGGATTGATATTAGTGAAAGTTCCTCTGCTCTGGAAGTTGATGAAGATGATGCTCATGTTGGATATTGGGCTGCTGCTGCTGTCTGGTTTGATGCCTGGGACCAAAGAACTGTTGATCGT ATGATATTGAATCAATCTGTTCATTCGGACAATTCTATATTGTGGGAGTCACAACTTGAATATCATGTTTGTCGTAACCACTGGAAGGAAGTCTTTAGACTGCTGAACTTGATGCCTGCATATGTCCTATCGGCTGGAAGCCTTCAACTCAATTTGGATCTTGTAGAGCCTGCCTCATCTTTAGGATGCAACATGAATATGAAGTCTTCTAATTATGGAAATTTCTTGTGCTCTTTTGAAGAATTGGATTCTGTATGCATGGAAGTTCCCAATGTCCAAATGTATAGGTTTTCACCTGATATATGTTCTGGGTGGATGAGGATGCTCGTGGAGGAAAAGCTTGCaaaaagatttatattttttaaggaataCTGGGAAGGGACATTGGAGATGATAGCTCTCTTAGCTCGTTCAGGTTTCATATCTGGCAGAGATAAGGTCTGCTTGGAGGATGATCTTACTAAGACGTCATCTGTCAGAGATGGAGCTGTACAAGCTTTGCATAAAATATTTGTGCATCACTGTGCACAAAATAACTTGCCAAATCTTTTGgacctttaccttgatcatcaTAGTTTGGTCCTTGACAATGATTCACTTTATGCATTACAGGAAACTGCT GTTGATTGTGAATGGGCAAGATGGCTACTCTTATCGAGAGTTAAGGGGTGTGAATATGAGGCCTCACTTGCCAATGCTCGATCGATAATGTCACGTAATTTAGTTCCTAGAAGTGACCTCAGTGTTCTGGAGTTAGATGAAATAATTCGAACTGTCGATGACATTGCTGAAGGAGGGGGAGAAATGGCAGCCTTGGCAACACTGATGCATGCTGCTGTTCCAATTCAAAGCTGCTTAAATAGTGGTGGTGTAAATAGGCATAGTAATTCCTCTGCCCAGTGCACATTGGAAAACCTTCGGCCAACTTTGCAAAAGTTCCCCACATTGTGGCGCACGCTCATTGGAGCATGTCTAGGACAAGACACAATGGCCTTGCTGGTCCCTAAAGCAAAAACTG CTTTATCAGACTATCTTAATTGGCGTGATGACATCTTCTTCTCTACCAGTCATGATACTTCACTTCTACAAATGCTTCCATGCTGGTTTCCTAAGCCTATACGCAGATTGATACAGCTTTATGTCCAG GGTCCTCTTGGATGCCAATCATTTTCAGGGTTCCCTACAGGGGAAACTTTGCTACACAGAGACATTGATTTATTCATAAATGCTGATGTACATGCTGAGATAAATGCAATCTCCTGGGAGGCAACTGTCCAAAGACACATTGAAGAAGAACTATATGGTCCTTTACTTGAG GAAAATGGATTTGGGCTTGAGCATCTTTTGCATCGAGGACGAGCATTGGCTGCTTTTAACCAAATTCTTGGTCATAGAGTTCAAAATCTGAAGTCAGAAGAGGAATCTAGTACTTCAGCTCATGGACAAACTAACATTCAATCAGATGTTCAGACACTTCTTTCAGCAGTAGAACAAAGTGAAGAGACTCTACTTTCATCT GTTTTGCCAGTTGCCATTATGCATTTTGAGGATTCCATGCTTGTTGCTTCATGTGCTTTTCTTTTGGAGCTTTGTGGTTTATCAGCCAACAAGATGCGCATTGATATTGCTGTGCTAAAACGGATATCTTTGTTCTACAAATCGagtgaaaataatgaaaatctCTGGCAATTATCACCTAAGGGATCTGTGTTTCATGCAATATCCCATGAAGGTGATGTAACAGAATCTCTTGCTCGAGCTTTAGCTGATGAATATTTGCACAAGGATTCTCCTGCAACTGCTACTGAGACTGTAAGTAAACAAGCTTCACGAGCTCTTATACTTGTGTTGCACCATTTGGAAAAGGCTAGCCTTCCACAGTTGGTTGATGGAAAAACTTATGGGTCATGGCTATTAAGTGGAAATGGTGATGGAAATGAGTTAAGATCTCAACGAAAGGCTGCTAGCCAGCACTGGACTTTGGTAACAAATTTTTGTAGATTGCACCAGCTTCCGTTAAGTACCAAGTACCTTGCTGCATTAGCTAGAGACAATGACTGG attgaatttttgtctgaagcTCAGATTGGAGGATATTCATTTGATACAGTAGTCCAAGTG GCATCAAAGGAGTTTAGTGATCCGCGTCTCCGACTTCATATGTTAACAGTTTTGAGAGGAATGCAGTCAAAGAAAAAGGCAAGCACTGCATTGTTCTTGGATACACTGGAGAAAGGCAGTGAAACAACCTTTCCTGATGAAAACATGTGTGTTCCAGTTGAACTCTTCCAAATATTAGCTGAGTGTGAAAAGCAAAAATGTCCTGGAGAGGCTCTCTTGAGGAAAGCAAAAGAGTTGTCCTGGTCAATATTGGCAATGGTTGCTTCATGTTTCCTTGATGTCTCTCCATTGTCATGCCTGACAGTTTGGTTGGAAATTACTGCAGCAAG AGAAACTTCATCCATTAAGGTGAATGATATTGCCTCCCAGATTGCAGACAATGTTGGAGCAGCTGTAAATGCTACTAATGCCCTACCTGTAGGTGACAGAGTACTTACATTTCATTACAATAGGCAGAGTCCTAAACGTCGACGGCTAATAACTCTTGTTTCACTAGACTCCTCTGCTTCTGCAATATCTGACATCTGTAGCTCTTCTATAAGTGAAGAAATATTTGATTCCAAAGGTAAAACTATGGAGAATGATAGAAAAATAGAACATTTTGGATGCATTAATGTTCCAAGTGATTCCCATGAAGGGCCTGCTTCTCTCTCAAAGATGGTTGCAGTGCTTTGTGAACAACAATTGTTCTTGCCCTTGCTAAGGGCATTTGAGATGTTCCTTCCATCATGCCCCTTGCTACCATTCATCCGTGCTCTTCAA gcATTTTCGCAAATGCGCCTCTCAGAAGCTTCTGCACATTTGGGCTCCTTTTCTGCACGAATTAAGGAAGAACCTTTCTACTTACAGGCAAATGTAGGAAGAGAGGCGCAGATTGGGGCATCATGGATTAGTTCTACTGCTTCAACAGCTGCTGATGCTGTGCTTTCAACCTGTGCATCTCCTTATGAAAAAAGATGCTTACTGCAACTTCTTGCTGCTACTGACTTTGGTGATGGTGGACATACTGCTGCACACTATCGAAGGGTTTATTGGAAAATTAATCTGGCAGAGCCTTTACTTCGTAAAGATAATGAGTTGCATTTAGGTGATGAAATTTCAGATGATGCTTCCCTCTTGTCTGCACTAGAGAATAATAGGCACTGGGAGCAAGCAAGGAACTGGGCCAAGCAGTTGGAGCCCAATGGTGCACCCTGGAAATCTGCTATGCATCATGTTACTGAATCTCAG GCTGAATCTATGGTAGCTGAATGGAAGGAGTTTCTTTGGGATGTGCCAGAAGAGAGGGTTGCTTTATGGAGCCACTGCCACACACTATTCATCAGATATTCCTTCCCTTCTCTTCAA GCTgggttattttttcttaaacatgCTGAAGCTGTTGAGAAAGATCTTCCTGCAAGGGAGCTTCATGAACTTTTATTGCTTTCTCTGCAATGGCTGAGTGGGATGATAAGTCTTTCCAACCT TGTCTGTCCATTGCAACTTCTACGTGAAATTGAAACCAAAGTATGGCTCCTAGCCGTTGAGTCTGAGACTCAGGTGAAGAGTGAAGGAGATTTCAATTTTACCTTTTCTACCAGGGAGAGTGGTATCAAGAACGACCCCAGTATTATTGACCGAACTGCTAGTATAATAGCAAAGATGGACAACCATATAAATACAATGAGGAGTAGAATTGTAGAAAAATACGAGTCCAGGGAAAATAACCAAATCCCCCACAAGAATCAAGTGATGGATGCTGGTCTTTCAACTACTTTTGGTGGGAATACAAAGACAAAAAGAAGGGCCAAAGGATACATGGCACCAAGACGCCCACCTCTTGAATCAGCAGATAAAAGTGCTGATACTGATGATGGCTCTAGTACCAATAGTTTAAAAAATGAGTTTCAGTTGCAAGAGGAAAACGTAAAAGTGGAAATGTCTTTTTCTAGGTGGGAAGAAAGGGTCGGAGCAGCAGAGCTAGAAAGGGCTGTACTTTCTTTATTGGAATTTGGACAAATTGCTGCCGCCAAGCAACTACAATATAAATTCTCTCCTGGACAAATACCATCTGAGTTTAGACTTGTTGATGCAGCCTTGAAGCTTGCTGCTATTTCAACACCTCCTAGCAATGTATCAGTGCCAATGCTTGATGAGGAAGTGCGTTCAGTTATGCACTCATATGGTATAATGAATGATAAGCACTATGTTGACCCGCTGCAG GTTTTGGAGAGTTTGGTGACCATTTTTATTGAAGGCAATGGGCGTGGGCTATGTAAGAGAATAATAGCAGTTATAAAAGCTGCAAACACCTTGGGCCTCTCATTTTCTGAGGCGTTCAACAAGCAACCAACTGAACTACTACAGCTGCTTTCGCTTAAAGCACAAGATTCCTTTGAGGAGGCCAACTTTCTGGTTCGGACTCATCCAATGCCAGCGGCAAGTATTGCTCAAATACTTGCAGAATCTTTTCTAAAG GGTGTGTTGGCTGCACATCGTGGAGGATATATGGATTCACAGAAGGAGGAAGGGCCTGCTCCATTGCTGTGGAGATTTTCAGACTTCTTGAAGTGGGCAGAGCTTTGTCCCTCTGAACCAGAAATTGGACATGCTTTAATGCGTTTGGTGATTACTGGACAAGAAATACCACATGCATGTGAG GTTGAGCTTCTTATTCTGTCACACCACTTCTACAAATCATCTTCTTGCCTTGATGGAGTTGATGTTCTTGTGGCCCTTGCTACAACTAGGGTTGATGCTTATGTCTTGGAGGGTGATTTTCCATGTTTGGCTCGCCTGATAACTGGAGTTGGAAATTTTTATgctctcaatttcatttttggCATTCTTATAGAAAACGGTCAATTGGATCTTCTTCTTCAGAAGTATTCTGCTGCTGCAGACACAAACACTGGCACTGCTGAGGCTGTCAGAGGATTTCGAATGGCTGTTCTTACATCCTTGAAGCATTTCAACCCTAATGACCTTGATGCATTTGCCATG GTCTACAATCATTTTGATATGAAACATGAGACGGCAGCCCTTTTAGAGTCACGTGCAGAGCAGTCATGTGAGCAGTGGTTTCGCTGCTACAACAAGGACCAGAATGAAGACCTGTTGGATTCCATGCGCTACTTCATTGAAGCTGCTGAAGTTCACTCTTCGATCGATGCTGGCAACAAAACACGTAAGGATTGTGCTCAGGCTTCCCTTCTGTCTCTTCAAATACGAATGCCAGACTTCCAATGGCTTTATAGATCAGAAACCAATGCTAGACGAGCGTTAGTTGAGCAGTCTCGATTTCAAGAAGCTCTGATTGTAGCTGAAGCTTATAACCTGAACCAGCCAAGTGAGTGGGCTTTAGTACTCTGGAACCAGATGCTTAAACCTGAAGTAATGGAGGAGTTTGTGGCTGAATTTGTGGCAGTTTTACCTCTTCAGCCTTCAATGCTGTTTGATTTAGCTAGATTCTATAGAGCTGAAGTTGCTGCCAGAGGGGACCAATCCCATTTTTCTGTCTGGCTCACAGGGGGAGGATTGCCAGCTGAATGGGCTAAATATTTAGGGAGATCATTCAGGTGCTTACTGAAGCGAACAAGGGATTTGAAGTTGCGGACGCAGTTGGCTACAGTGGCAACTGGATTTGGGGATGTCATTGATGCATGTACAGAAGAAATGGATAAGGTCCCTGACAATGCAGCGCCACTAGTTCTGAGGAAGGGTCATGGGGGAGCTTACCTCCCTTTAATGTGA